The Stackebrandtia nassauensis DSM 44728 genome includes the window TCGTGCCACCGCAACAGCACCCAGGAAATCCCGATATAAAGAGGATGAAACGTGAACACTAGCCGAATCCGCCTGTTTCTGTCATCTGTGTACTCTCGTCTCGGTCGGTACCGGGTACCGGATCAAAGCCACCGGAGTGGAATGGCTGGCACCGTCCCAATCTTTTCAAACTCAACCACCCGCCTCGCACAGCGCCGTGAACCCGCACCGCTTCGAGGGCATAAGCGCTACACGACGGGTAGAACCGGCACCGGGCAGGCAGTGTCGGACTGATCCACCGACGGTACGCCATGATCGGCCAAGACAGCGTTCGGGCCGCGAGGTTGTTCAGCATCGTCGGCTCCGGCTCAGGATGGCCAGGGCCTCATCGACGTCCCGGGACAGTCGCTGAAAAGAGATGGTGGCGGCGGCGGGCAGGGCCCGCACCACCACATCGGTCCCGTTGGGCCACCCGGCCAGCCGGGGGGCGGCCAGGTGGCGCAGTCTCCGTTTGACTTTGTTGCGGGTCACCGCGGGACCGACGGCCTTGCTCACAATGAAACCGGCCCGCGCACCGCGGGCCGTCTCATCGTCACGCGTTGCCAGGTGCACCACCACGGCACCACGCCTGGCTCGTCGTCCGGTCTTCATCACGTTGGCGAAATCCGCCCCGCGTCTGATTCGCGACTCCGCCGGAAGCACTATGTCTCCCGCGAGGCCGACTACGCCGTCAGCTTGGCGCGACCCTGGCGACGACGGGCCGCGACGATGGCGCGGCCGGCGCGGGTGCGCATGCGCAGCCGGAAACCGTGCGTCTTGGCACGCCGGCGGTTGTTCGGCTGGAAGGTACGCTTGCTCACGGCTGATTCTCCGGTTCTTTGATCGTGTTTTACAGCTTCGAAGCTTCGCTTCGCTGAAGCGCGCTTCGCTGAAGCATGGTGGCCATCAACCAGGCTAGCAGCCTGCCAATGGACAGCCACGCGATCTTACCGGGCCGATACCACCAGCGTCATGCGGGTGTCGGCTTCGTCATCTCTCCCGCCTGAGATTCCACAGCGCCCCAACACTTTCCACAGGGCCTGTGGATAACTGCCGTTCCCGCAGGGCACTCCGGACCCGGTGATCTTGGCCGTCCTCTCTGACCGGTCACTGTTTCCGCAGGTGAGAGTGGATATTCACAGGCAGTGTGAGCAAGTGACCCCCTGCGCCAATCGAGGCCGAAAGGCCTGTGGATAACCTGTGGAAAACC containing:
- the rnpA gene encoding ribonuclease P protein component, coding for MLPAESRIRRGADFANVMKTGRRARRGAVVVHLATRDDETARGARAGFIVSKAVGPAVTRNKVKRRLRHLAAPRLAGWPNGTDVVVRALPAAATISFQRLSRDVDEALAILSRSRRC
- the rpmH gene encoding 50S ribosomal protein L34, with protein sequence MSKRTFQPNNRRRAKTHGFRLRMRTRAGRAIVAARRRQGRAKLTA
- the yidD gene encoding membrane protein insertion efficiency factor YidD — translated: MLNNLAARTLSWPIMAYRRWISPTLPARCRFYPSCSAYALEAVRVHGAVRGGWLSLKRLGRCQPFHSGGFDPVPGTDRDESTQMTETGGFG